The Candidatus Rubidus massiliensis DNA segment TGGAGCTTATTGTAGCTGGAATTTAATCGGTAATGCAAAAATGGCAACTGGTGGAAATTCAAAGCCATTTTATGATTTGATTGAAGCGGTAAGATACTCTTTTTTTCAAGTCGTTTCGATCCAATCAACAACTGGCTACACAACTACAGACTATGATCACTGGCCCTATGTTGTGCAAGTTATACTCTTAATTATTATGTTTTTTGGAGGTATGTCTGGATCGACTGCGGGTGGCATAAAAATAATTCGATTAGCAATGCTATACAAAATTGTAAAAAATACCCTTCAGTCAATTTTTCAGCCCGATGCCATTAAACGAATACAAATTGATGGCAAAGAAATAAGTTCAAAAGATTCAGTTTTTGTTTTATCCTTTTTTTGCATAATTATTGCCTTTTTGACAATTGGGACATTTTTATTAGTTGATGATGGCGTTGATATTGAGACTGCCTTTACTTTGGTGGCAAGTTCTATTAATAATATTGGTATTGCTTTTCGAGCAGCGGGACCTTCTGAAACATGCGCATTTTTAACAAATAAACAACTCATTCTTTGTTCCTTTTTGATGCTTCTTGGAAGGTTAGAATTTTTTGTAATTCTTACTTTATTCGTACCTTCTTTTTGGAAAAGATAATCAACCGTTACTATAATGAAAAATACTTATTCAATTAAAATTGAGCCTCACCTGTCCTTTGATGAAATGTGGAACTATATATTGTCGAGAGGAGGCATACCTTTATATTCTATCACTGATGAAAATAATGATGAGATGATTATCTACGAGGCAAAAGTTGTTCTCCCAATGTCAGAAAAATTTAATTTGCCAGCAATTGATTGGGACCAACAATGGAGCCTAAGTCCGTATTATAAAGGAAATAAAATCGAATTTGATATGAAAGAATTTGGAGCTTCGGTTTCGATTCCCATTACTTTATACCCAGGAGAAGGATTTGGAGATCTTTCTCATCCAACAACTCAATTGATGCTGGAGCTTATCGCAAAAGAAGATGTTTCAGCTTACCCTCAAGTTGTAGATGCAGGATGTGGAAGTGGAATACTGAGTATTATTTTGGCTAAAATGAAAGCAAAAGAAGTAATAGGGTTTGATATTGATCCCCACGCTATAACCCATAGTAATAAAAACAAAAGGCTAAATCATATAAAGCAAAACCTTCATTTTTATGTGAATGCTGATTTGCCGCCAAAATTTTTAAAAGAAAACAATTTATTTATTATAAATATGATTTTTTCTGAACAGATTATGGTATTAGAAGAATATATTGGAAAACCTAAAACGATTATTTCGTCAGGTATCTTAGTGGAAGAACAAGGTGAATATGTAAACTTTATGAAGAAATTTGGGTTAATCCCTATCAAACAACTTACTCGAGGGATTTGGACTTCTTTTAAATTCGGGAAAAATAGGTATAGTTTGACCCCTTGATGGGCTATTATTAGCATAACTTATTTTATCTAAATCTATACAACTAATTAATACTGCTTGTGAAGCAATATTTGATTGCTTCCAATCAGTTTCACATATCTGCCAGGGTGCTTTAGTGTCTTTTGAAAAATTTGGCCTAATTAAATTGTAAAAGTATTGATACACTTGAGCTTTGTGAAAAAAATTTTCTCTAGAAGTAAATGTCGTTATATCAAAGAACTCTTTTTCTATGGTGTTGTGAATGCTTTCAACATCAGCTTGTGCATTACAATGTCCAGGCCTTATATATTTATGTTTAACTTGATACTGCTCAAGCGTTTGCACAAATTTATTTGTCTCCATTCTTTTGGCAGCCCCACTAAATTCCGATCCATTATCTGTTTGAATTGTGATATTACTTAAGGAAAATCGATACTTTTTAAAAGACTCTAATAGATAGCAAGCCATAGTTCTAGCGTTTAATTCGGAGAGTTCATTGGAAAATCCAAGAAAAATCATACCCGATTTGACATCTCTTATAGTATATTGATACCTTGGTAGATCTAAGATCATCATTTGATCTAAATAATTGGGAATATCCCTTAAGTGTTTTACATCCATCTGCAGATAAGTCAAAGACTTAAGTCTTTGCTTTACCTTTCTCAAGTCGTTTTTCTTTTGAGTATACGTTCTTTTCTTTCTAATAAGATTATGAGCTTTGATTACTCTATGGATAGCACCTAATGAACAAGGTATATCATACATATATTGAATCCTTTTAGGTCCAAAGCAGGGAGCTATTTTTCTAATAAGGACTATTTTTTTTTCTAATTCTCTAGATATTTTGTGAGGTATATTGGAAGGCCCAGCTCTTTTATCGTTTAAACCTTGCTTCCCTTTTGTTTTATGACAAGCAATCCATGTTTTAAGAGTGTTTCTAGCGATCTTAAATCGCTTCGCTGCAGGCTTTATGCCAAGTTGTTGTGCAGCGTAAATTGCATTTAATTTGAAATCGAAAGGATATTCTTTACCTTTTCCATAAGAATAGGTACGATATTTGTTAGACTCCATAAACACTTACCTTTTGTTTTTAGTCGAATTAAAGATTGTGTTTATGGAGTTCTTTTTTTTCAAATAATTCTTTATGTAAATTCCCTCTAAAAAAATTCGAAAAAGCCTTAAGAACAAATAGAACTTAATACTTCTAATTGTCGTTTTAGTAATAGTAATAGTTTCGGACTTATACACGGGATGACCTCCAGTTTTAGGGGGTCAAACTTTACCTGTATTTTCCAACTTCTTTTAAATTAACTATAAATATTTAATTTTAATATGTTAAAATAAAGATTATAGTTAAATTTATAAATATTCGAATGTATTCTAATGTTTACTAAAGATTATTTAAAAAAATATTTAAAAGAAAACCAAACTAATAAAAAAATAGATTCTTTAATATTAGATTGGTTTGATCTTACCCATTGGTTTCCGTCT contains these protein-coding regions:
- a CDS encoding putative transposase OrfB; the protein is MESNKYRTYSYGKGKEYPFDFKLNAIYAAQQLGIKPAAKRFKIARNTLKTWIACHKTKGKQGLNDKRAGPSNIPHKISRELEKKIVLIRKIAPCFGPKRIQYMYDIPCSLGAIHRVIKAHNLIRKKRTYTQKKNDLRKVKQRLKSLTYLQMDVKHLRDIPNYLDQMMILDLPRYQYTIRDVKSGMIFLGFSNELSELNARTMACYLLESFKKYRFSLSNITIQTDNGSEFSGAAKRMETNKFVQTLEQYQVKHKYIRPGHCNAQADVESIHNTIEKEFFDITTFTSRENFFHKAQVYQYFYNLIRPNFSKDTKAPWQICETDWKQSNIASQAVLISCIDLDKISYANNSPSRGQTIPIFPEFKRSPNPSSKLFDRD
- the prmA_1 gene encoding Ribosomal protein L11 methyltransferase, producing MKNTYSIKIEPHLSFDEMWNYILSRGGIPLYSITDENNDEMIIYEAKVVLPMSEKFNLPAIDWDQQWSLSPYYKGNKIEFDMKEFGASVSIPITLYPGEGFGDLSHPTTQLMLELIAKEDVSAYPQVVDAGCGSGILSIILAKMKAKEVIGFDIDPHAITHSNKNKRLNHIKQNLHFYVNADLPPKFLKENNLFIINMIFSEQIMVLEEYIGKPKTIISSGILVEEQGEYVNFMKKFGLIPIKQLTRGIWTSFKFGKNRYSLTP